The following are encoded together in the Gemmatimonadaceae bacterium genome:
- a CDS encoding Ig-like domain-containing protein produces the protein MMNGLVTRARTVLSAILSAVLITSCTQATVEVNPVASVELTPPTASVRAGSTVTLVARPLNAAGGTVDARTIAWSSSNKSIATVSTTGVVTALAPGESVIAASVLGKSAIARITVTARVVASVVVTPGTVSMRVGVSTPLVAQTLDAEGATLTGRAIVWASSNLAVAIVNAQGSVTGVSPGAATISATSEGRTGQAAVTVTVAPVQTVTVSPSVDTLGIGTEAAHTAVLRDAANVVLTGRALVWSSSNVNVASVSSIGVVTGLSPGTTTISASSEGRVGTATVVVLARLASTVILTPSSSTIIVGSTQLLATQITDAQGNLLTGRPVAFVSDAPAVASVNASGVVSALAPGTARITATSEGKTGSATIVVIPVPVASVQITPASAALLIGATQQLTAVARSAGGSVLSGRSVTWTSGAPNIASVSANGLVTALAPGTAIVVAIIDGVTSTSTVTVSLPAIVSISLSPLDPSIAVLGSVQLTATPRDGSATALTGRLIIWTSADESIAFVSSTGLVVGFKVGTVRITATSEGVSASTLITVR, from the coding sequence ATGATGAACGGTCTGGTCACCCGCGCGCGAACAGTCCTGTCTGCGATCCTGAGTGCCGTGCTCATAACCTCGTGCACGCAGGCGACGGTCGAAGTGAATCCGGTCGCCTCCGTTGAACTCACGCCACCCACGGCGAGTGTCCGGGCCGGCTCCACGGTTACGCTGGTCGCGCGACCGCTGAATGCGGCGGGTGGCACCGTCGACGCGCGCACGATAGCCTGGTCGAGCAGCAACAAGAGCATTGCCACAGTGTCCACGACGGGTGTCGTCACGGCACTCGCTCCCGGGGAGAGTGTGATCGCCGCGAGTGTGCTTGGCAAAAGCGCGATCGCTCGAATCACCGTTACCGCGCGCGTGGTCGCGTCCGTGGTAGTCACGCCGGGAACGGTTTCCATGCGGGTCGGCGTGTCCACGCCACTGGTGGCGCAGACACTCGACGCCGAGGGTGCGACACTGACCGGCAGGGCCATTGTATGGGCCAGCAGCAATCTCGCGGTGGCTATCGTCAACGCGCAGGGCAGCGTCACCGGGGTCTCGCCCGGCGCTGCAACCATTTCGGCTACCAGTGAAGGTCGCACCGGGCAGGCGGCGGTCACGGTCACCGTGGCTCCCGTGCAGACCGTGACGGTGTCTCCATCGGTGGATACACTAGGTATCGGTACGGAGGCGGCGCACACGGCCGTGTTGCGCGATGCGGCCAATGTGGTGTTGACCGGGCGCGCGCTGGTCTGGAGTTCGAGCAACGTCAATGTCGCGTCCGTCTCGTCGATCGGTGTCGTCACCGGTTTGTCGCCGGGAACGACCACGATCTCCGCGTCGAGTGAAGGACGCGTGGGAACGGCCACGGTCGTTGTGTTGGCGCGTCTGGCCAGTACCGTCATTCTCACGCCCAGTTCCAGCACGATCATCGTGGGCAGTACACAGCTGTTGGCCACGCAAATCACCGACGCGCAAGGCAACCTGCTGACCGGACGCCCGGTGGCCTTTGTGAGCGATGCTCCCGCCGTGGCCAGCGTGAATGCGTCGGGAGTGGTGTCGGCACTCGCTCCTGGAACGGCACGCATCACGGCAACCAGTGAAGGCAAGACGGGATCGGCGACGATCGTGGTGATTCCCGTACCGGTCGCATCGGTACAGATCACGCCGGCGTCGGCCGCACTGTTGATCGGTGCGACACAACAGTTGACGGCGGTCGCCCGTTCGGCGGGCGGTTCGGTGCTCTCTGGCCGCTCCGTCACCTGGACGAGTGGCGCGCCGAACATCGCCAGTGTCAGTGCGAACGGACTGGTGACAGCGCTCGCTCCGGGGACCGCCATCGTGGTCGCCATTATTGACGGCGTGACGTCCACGTCTACGGTCACGGTGAGTCTGCCCGCCATCGTGTCGATATCGCTGTCGCCGTTGGATCCGTCGATTGCGGTGCTTGGCTCGGTGCAACTCACCGCCACGCCACGCGACGGCAGCGCCACGGCGTTGACCGGTCGACTGATCATCTGGACTTCAGCCGATGAGAGTATCGCATTTGTGTCGAGCACGGGACTCGTGGTCGGATTCAAGGTTGGTACGGTTCGCATTACCGCCACATCGGAGGGAGTCAGTGCGTCTACGCTCATCACCGTTCGCTAA
- a CDS encoding Ig-like domain-containing protein, translated as MTMRSLLRVIALVVGAGLSTACKGLGDMTAPRPVETPISSVVLSTEQLTLSEGSSIALQVTARDANNRPITDRTVFWSSNDSTIARVSSAGLVSALRPGSAQIAASVDGRSAVAQLTVTARGVASVQVTPTTPSLLKGGFLQLTARTLDETGALLTGRPVFWGSSDAKVAVVDVAGLVTGIAPGVATVTATSESRTAAVGVTVSPVPVSSVQLTPTRDSVVLGQATQLTATPRDSTGARLDDLVTFTTNAGSIATVSSSGLVLGISPGTAIVTASSGGKSATATIIVQPRPVGAVIVSPAQSLLTVGQTVRLTVQITDGSGNLLTGRPLSFSSSNVNVAQVAADGTVTASAQGSATITVTSEGKTGTATITVAPSPIASLRVEPSTAALLVGGATTLQTVALDAGGNVLAQRVVTWTSGAPSVVSVSSAGVVNAVGPGTALVFAAAEGRLATATITVTAITPSTVVVTPTTATVIAGQSLDLTATLRDGAGTVVSGRTVQWISSNSTVAIVSSTGRVRGVAPGVARIDATADGVTGSSSLTIVPVPIVTVNVNLAVASIIVGQTTQASAVARDSIGGVLTGRLVGWTSSNTAVATVSSTGVVTAIALGTANIIATSEGKVGQAAVSVVVGSPTTIAANSAIAQSATAGTVVTAPPSVKVTDAGGTPVSGVSVTFTLTGGGGAIIPASPVSITTNAGGIAALTSWTLGAVAGANTVTAAVSGLAGSPVTFSATGTVGTPTTMVANSVLTQTATVLTAVAVPPSVTVTDVGGNPVAGVVVTFARTVGTGVLVPATPASVSTNASGIATLTSWTLGATAGANAVTAAVTGLTGSPVTFTATGTVGAATTLLSNSVATQSALVGAAVSAPPSVKVTDAGGNGISGVSVTFTLATGGGTIAPPSPAVLITNASGVATLTTWTLGAIAGPNSVTAAATGLTGSPLVFTATGTAGTPTTIAANSVVTQSAVAGSAVAAPPSVRVADASNNPVSGVSVTFTTTVGGGTLSPPSPAIVSTNALGIATLTSWTLGTTVGANAVSATATGLAGSPVLFAATGTVGAASQLVLTTQPAGAVTALPFVTQPVLEIRDVNGNRTSSTAAVTVAVGSGVGVLSGTTTVAAVNGVATFTNLVITGPGAHTLLFTTTTPALSRTSTSFTVTAGAPTTIAANSVLTQSATVLTAVTAPPSVKVTDVGGNPVSGVTVTFTRTVGGGVIVPATPASVATNALGIATLTSWTLGATAGTNTVTAVVTGLTGSPVTFNATGTVGAPSQLVLTTQPAGAVSGVAFTTQPVLAIRDAGNNVTASAAVVTVVLASGSGVLSGTLAVNAVNGVATFTNLQIVGTGPHTLQFTTTTPALSVTSSSVTIGAGPATQLAITTQPAGAVSGVAFTTQPVIAIRDASGNLTSSAATVTASLASGLGALSGTLTATAVNGVATFTNLKIAGPGAHTLTFTSGALTSATSNAVTVTQRTRCSSRPRRRR; from the coding sequence ATGACGATGCGCTCCCTGCTGCGGGTGATCGCTCTGGTTGTCGGCGCCGGCCTGTCGACGGCGTGCAAAGGACTGGGCGACATGACCGCGCCGCGCCCGGTGGAAACACCGATCTCATCGGTGGTGTTGTCCACGGAGCAACTGACGCTGAGCGAGGGCAGCAGTATCGCATTGCAGGTCACGGCGCGCGATGCGAACAATCGCCCGATCACCGATCGCACGGTGTTCTGGTCCAGCAACGATTCGACGATTGCGCGGGTGTCGTCGGCCGGACTGGTGTCGGCGTTGCGTCCGGGCAGCGCACAGATCGCGGCCAGCGTCGATGGACGCAGCGCCGTCGCGCAATTGACCGTTACCGCGCGCGGCGTGGCGAGTGTGCAGGTGACGCCGACCACGCCGAGTCTGCTCAAAGGCGGATTCCTGCAACTGACTGCGCGCACGTTGGATGAAACGGGCGCGTTGCTCACGGGCCGCCCGGTGTTCTGGGGGTCGAGTGATGCCAAGGTGGCGGTGGTCGATGTTGCCGGACTGGTGACGGGCATTGCTCCAGGCGTCGCGACGGTCACGGCAACCAGTGAATCGCGCACGGCGGCGGTTGGCGTGACGGTGTCACCGGTCCCGGTGTCGTCGGTTCAGCTGACGCCAACGCGCGACAGTGTGGTGCTTGGGCAGGCAACCCAGTTGACAGCGACGCCGCGCGATTCCACCGGCGCGCGACTCGACGATCTCGTGACGTTCACGACCAACGCCGGCAGTATCGCCACCGTCTCCTCGTCGGGCTTGGTCCTGGGCATCTCGCCCGGCACCGCGATTGTCACTGCGAGCAGCGGGGGCAAGTCCGCCACGGCCACGATCATCGTGCAACCTCGTCCGGTTGGCGCGGTCATCGTGTCACCGGCGCAGTCGTTGCTGACCGTTGGACAGACAGTTCGCCTGACCGTGCAAATCACGGATGGCAGCGGCAATCTGTTGACCGGTCGACCACTGAGCTTCAGCAGCAGCAACGTCAATGTGGCGCAGGTTGCCGCCGACGGCACGGTCACGGCCTCTGCGCAGGGGAGCGCGACGATCACCGTGACCAGTGAAGGCAAGACGGGAACCGCCACGATTACCGTTGCGCCGTCGCCCATTGCGTCGCTGCGGGTCGAGCCATCGACGGCGGCACTGCTGGTGGGTGGGGCCACCACGTTGCAGACGGTGGCATTGGATGCTGGCGGCAACGTGTTGGCGCAGCGAGTCGTGACGTGGACGTCCGGTGCGCCGAGTGTGGTGTCGGTGTCTTCCGCCGGTGTCGTGAACGCCGTCGGGCCGGGAACGGCATTGGTGTTTGCGGCCGCTGAAGGTCGTCTCGCCACCGCGACGATCACCGTCACCGCTATTACGCCATCCACGGTGGTTGTCACGCCGACAACGGCAACCGTCATTGCCGGCCAGTCGCTTGACCTGACGGCGACACTGCGAGACGGTGCGGGGACGGTTGTGTCCGGTCGAACCGTCCAATGGATCTCGAGCAACAGCACCGTGGCCATCGTCTCGAGCACGGGTCGCGTGCGCGGCGTTGCTCCTGGCGTGGCGAGAATTGATGCGACTGCGGATGGCGTCACCGGATCCAGCAGTCTGACCATCGTTCCCGTGCCGATCGTGACGGTGAATGTGAATCTGGCGGTCGCGTCGATCATCGTTGGTCAGACGACACAAGCAAGCGCGGTCGCGCGCGACTCGATTGGCGGTGTGCTGACAGGACGCCTGGTTGGATGGACGAGTTCCAACACCGCGGTGGCAACGGTGTCGAGCACCGGCGTGGTGACGGCCATCGCGCTGGGGACGGCGAACATCATTGCCACGAGTGAGGGGAAAGTCGGTCAGGCCGCCGTGTCGGTGGTGGTGGGATCGCCAACGACAATCGCCGCCAATTCCGCAATCGCGCAGTCGGCCACCGCCGGCACTGTGGTGACCGCGCCGCCCAGCGTGAAGGTGACGGATGCGGGTGGCACACCGGTGAGTGGGGTGAGTGTGACCTTCACGTTGACCGGCGGAGGCGGCGCCATCATTCCGGCAAGTCCGGTGTCCATCACCACCAACGCGGGCGGCATTGCGGCGCTGACGAGTTGGACGTTGGGGGCTGTCGCCGGTGCGAACACCGTCACCGCGGCGGTGAGCGGGTTGGCGGGAAGTCCGGTGACGTTTTCGGCGACCGGTACCGTGGGGACGCCAACAACCATGGTGGCCAATTCCGTGCTGACGCAGACCGCGACGGTGCTGACGGCTGTGGCCGTTCCGCCAAGCGTGACGGTGACTGACGTCGGCGGCAACCCCGTGGCAGGCGTGGTGGTGACGTTTGCGCGGACTGTAGGCACCGGCGTCCTTGTGCCGGCTACACCGGCCAGTGTCAGCACGAACGCGAGCGGCATCGCCACGCTGACGAGTTGGACGTTGGGCGCGACGGCGGGCGCGAATGCCGTTACGGCCGCTGTGACTGGACTGACCGGAAGCCCGGTCACGTTTACGGCGACGGGCACCGTTGGTGCCGCCACCACGCTGCTGTCCAACTCGGTGGCAACACAATCGGCGCTGGTGGGCGCGGCGGTGAGCGCGCCGCCCAGTGTGAAGGTGACGGACGCCGGTGGCAACGGCATCAGTGGAGTGAGTGTGACCTTCACGCTGGCTACGGGAGGTGGTACGATTGCACCGCCCAGCCCGGCGGTGTTGATCACGAACGCGAGTGGCGTTGCCACGCTGACCACGTGGACGCTTGGCGCGATCGCCGGACCGAACAGCGTGACGGCGGCGGCCACCGGTCTTACTGGCAGTCCACTGGTGTTTACCGCAACCGGCACGGCCGGAACACCGACGACGATTGCAGCGAATTCGGTTGTGACACAGAGCGCCGTTGCGGGCAGCGCCGTTGCGGCGCCGCCCAGCGTGCGTGTCGCGGACGCGTCGAATAATCCGGTGAGTGGTGTCAGCGTGACCTTCACCACCACCGTAGGTGGTGGGACGCTCAGCCCACCCAGTCCGGCGATCGTGAGCACGAATGCGTTGGGCATCGCGACGCTGACGAGTTGGACGTTGGGTACCACCGTTGGTGCGAATGCGGTCTCTGCGACCGCCACGGGACTGGCCGGGAGCCCCGTGCTGTTTGCCGCGACCGGCACGGTGGGCGCGGCGTCGCAGCTGGTGTTGACGACGCAACCGGCCGGTGCCGTGACCGCTCTTCCGTTCGTAACGCAGCCGGTGCTTGAGATCCGCGATGTCAACGGCAACAGGACCAGCAGCACGGCGGCGGTGACCGTCGCCGTCGGCAGCGGTGTCGGTGTGCTGAGTGGCACCACGACGGTGGCCGCTGTCAACGGGGTGGCGACGTTTACCAATCTCGTGATCACGGGGCCTGGGGCGCACACGCTGTTGTTCACCACTACGACGCCGGCGTTGAGTCGAACGTCCACCAGCTTCACGGTCACGGCGGGTGCCCCGACGACGATTGCAGCGAATTCGGTGCTGACGCAATCGGCGACGGTGCTGACAGCGGTGACGGCGCCGCCGAGTGTGAAGGTGACGGATGTGGGGGGCAATCCAGTGAGCGGCGTGACGGTGACGTTCACGCGCACGGTGGGCGGCGGCGTGATTGTGCCGGCGACGCCGGCCAGTGTGGCCACGAACGCACTCGGCATTGCGACGCTGACGAGTTGGACGCTGGGGGCGACGGCGGGCACGAACACGGTGACGGCCGTCGTCACGGGCTTGACCGGCAGCCCGGTGACGTTCAACGCGACGGGCACGGTGGGGGCTCCGTCGCAACTCGTGCTGACCACTCAACCGGCAGGTGCGGTGAGCGGCGTAGCATTCACGACGCAGCCTGTCCTCGCGATTCGAGATGCCGGGAATAACGTGACCGCCAGCGCCGCCGTTGTCACCGTTGTGCTGGCGAGCGGCAGTGGTGTGTTGAGCGGCACGCTTGCGGTCAACGCGGTTAATGGCGTGGCAACATTCACCAACTTGCAGATCGTTGGAACGGGACCGCACACGTTGCAGTTCACGACCACGACCCCGGCGCTGAGCGTGACGTCGAGCAGTGTCACCATCGGGGCGGGACCGGCGACGCAACTGGCGATCACGACGCAACCGGCGGGCGCGGTGAGTGGGGTGGCCTTCACCACGCAACCGGTGATCGCGATTCGCGACGCAAGTGGAAACCTGACCTCCAGCGCGGCGACAGTGACGGCGTCCCTGGCGAGCGGACTGGGCGCGCTGAGCGGCACGCTCACGGCGACGGCGGTGAACGGGGTGGCGACGTTCACGAATCTCAAGATCGCGGGGCCGGGCGCGCACACGCTGACATTCACGTCGGGGGCGCTGACGTCGGCGACGTCGAATGCGGTCACGGTGACGCAGCGCACACGCTGCAGTTCACGACCACGACGCCGGCGCTGA
- a CDS encoding protein kinase, whose amino-acid sequence MIDEWDESEVSDLEDEYTLLGELGRGGSAVVYRARDRALFRDVAIKVVRPKFASGAEDAIARLTREARTVARLQHPNIVTVHAVKRLRDGGLALVMQLVPGRTLKQAVIDDGPFDPERAERVLKDVAEALAFAHSKGVVHRDVKPENIFMEAGTGRALLSDFGIAHSSEFDSRLTMTGAAIGTPAYMAPEQIDGAPANARSDIYSLGLVAWEMLTGERPWEGEALYNVIFKQKNDELPAIDSLRPGEVPPRLQYIVERMLQKKPAARWAGADGLLAALNNWVVPSDWRQWEESHRRRREAEKAKPLVKTVAKEPAFDATVRFARPDDGPVPTPAVSGTAVAVRAATPAMTAAEPEDDVPSWATVPAPRSYTWLWAALGVVAVVAASGAFALYARQRGLFATRVTPTTTLSDRGTVELPVVAPVARDSALEIVSTRERADSIRADSLRRDSLALVQRGADSVRADSMAAAAMRRAERRAAGVAALPSAPASVVPAIVPDVPRVDAVRATDDAGVIAAGGRHSCSVVSGKVFCWGANDRGQLGDGDVESRDVPGPIVGDLEFTQITTGNAHTCGLARGGDAYCWGSDERGQLGDATTTSRSAPVRVAGSQSFRVLRAGQSHTCGITTAGEVACWGANERGQLGDGSTLTRSSPVPVGAGMRFVSLSAGWTHSCAIAGDGTAYCWGSNTKGQLGNGSHADARTPVAVSGTLKFTSISAGSTHTCGVTDAGDAFCWGNNNYGQLGSGGTTDQVSPVRVESSARFASVTVGGVHSCARTRAGQAWCWGRNVYGQLGDGTNGNHDTPARVTGGITFAALNATGAHTCGTAADGETSCWGYNVEGQLGDGTQNHHARPTRVTFPGR is encoded by the coding sequence ATGATCGACGAGTGGGACGAGAGTGAGGTCAGCGACCTCGAAGATGAGTACACGCTGCTGGGCGAGCTGGGTCGGGGCGGCAGCGCGGTAGTATATCGCGCCCGTGACCGCGCGCTCTTTCGCGATGTCGCCATCAAGGTGGTGCGCCCGAAATTCGCGTCGGGTGCCGAAGATGCGATTGCGCGGCTGACGCGCGAGGCGCGCACGGTGGCCCGCCTGCAGCATCCGAACATCGTCACCGTGCATGCGGTCAAGCGATTGCGCGATGGCGGCCTGGCGTTGGTGATGCAACTGGTGCCAGGGCGCACGCTCAAGCAGGCCGTGATTGATGACGGTCCGTTCGATCCGGAACGCGCGGAGCGCGTGCTCAAGGATGTTGCTGAGGCTTTGGCGTTTGCGCACTCCAAGGGTGTGGTGCACCGTGACGTGAAGCCCGAGAACATCTTCATGGAAGCGGGCACGGGCCGCGCGCTTCTGAGCGACTTCGGCATCGCGCACTCCAGTGAATTCGATTCCCGATTGACGATGACGGGCGCCGCGATCGGCACACCGGCGTACATGGCGCCTGAGCAGATTGATGGCGCACCGGCGAACGCGCGCTCGGACATCTACAGTCTGGGTCTGGTGGCCTGGGAGATGCTCACAGGCGAGCGTCCGTGGGAAGGCGAGGCGCTGTACAACGTCATCTTCAAGCAGAAGAACGACGAACTCCCGGCGATCGACTCGCTGCGACCGGGCGAGGTGCCGCCGCGTTTGCAGTACATCGTGGAACGCATGCTGCAGAAGAAGCCGGCCGCGCGCTGGGCGGGCGCCGACGGACTGCTGGCCGCGCTGAACAACTGGGTGGTGCCCAGCGATTGGCGCCAATGGGAGGAATCGCATCGTCGTCGTCGCGAGGCAGAGAAAGCCAAGCCGCTCGTCAAGACCGTCGCGAAAGAGCCCGCGTTTGACGCGACGGTACGCTTTGCGCGACCGGATGATGGACCGGTTCCCACACCCGCCGTGAGTGGAACGGCGGTGGCGGTGCGCGCGGCCACGCCCGCCATGACTGCGGCCGAACCGGAAGACGACGTGCCGTCATGGGCGACGGTGCCGGCCCCGCGCTCGTACACATGGTTGTGGGCCGCTCTGGGTGTCGTGGCCGTCGTGGCGGCAAGCGGAGCGTTTGCGCTGTATGCGAGGCAGCGCGGTCTGTTTGCAACCCGGGTGACACCCACGACGACGCTGTCCGACCGGGGAACGGTCGAGTTGCCCGTGGTGGCCCCGGTGGCGCGGGACTCGGCGCTTGAGATCGTGTCGACGCGCGAGCGCGCTGACTCGATCCGAGCAGACTCGCTGCGACGTGATTCGTTGGCCCTGGTGCAACGCGGTGCGGACTCTGTGCGCGCCGACTCGATGGCGGCTGCGGCCATGCGTCGCGCGGAGCGTCGCGCCGCGGGAGTGGCGGCGTTGCCGTCCGCGCCCGCCAGCGTGGTGCCGGCAATCGTGCCCGATGTGCCGCGTGTCGACGCGGTCCGCGCCACCGATGATGCGGGCGTCATCGCCGCAGGCGGTCGACATAGCTGCTCGGTGGTGAGCGGCAAGGTGTTCTGCTGGGGTGCCAATGATCGCGGTCAACTTGGCGACGGCGACGTGGAATCGCGTGACGTGCCCGGGCCGATCGTGGGCGATCTCGAGTTCACGCAGATCACCACCGGCAACGCGCATACCTGCGGACTGGCGCGTGGCGGCGACGCATACTGCTGGGGCTCGGACGAGCGTGGCCAGTTGGGCGATGCCACCACGACCTCGCGCAGTGCGCCGGTGCGTGTGGCCGGCAGCCAATCGTTCCGGGTATTGCGCGCGGGACAGTCGCACACCTGCGGCATCACCACCGCAGGTGAGGTGGCGTGCTGGGGTGCCAATGAGCGCGGACAGCTTGGCGATGGCAGCACCCTCACGCGATCGTCACCGGTGCCAGTGGGTGCGGGCATGCGGTTCGTCTCACTGAGTGCGGGATGGACACACAGCTGCGCCATCGCCGGTGACGGCACCGCCTACTGTTGGGGCAGCAACACCAAAGGCCAGTTGGGCAACGGGTCGCACGCCGATGCACGCACACCGGTTGCGGTGAGTGGCACGCTCAAGTTCACGAGCATTTCCGCGGGGAGCACGCACACCTGCGGTGTGACCGATGCGGGCGACGCCTTTTGCTGGGGCAACAACAACTACGGGCAGCTTGGCAGTGGCGGCACGACCGATCAGGTGTCACCGGTGCGTGTGGAATCATCGGCACGGTTTGCCTCGGTGACGGTGGGCGGCGTGCACTCGTGCGCCCGTACTCGCGCCGGTCAGGCCTGGTGCTGGGGTCGCAATGTCTACGGTCAGCTGGGCGACGGCACGAACGGCAATCACGACACGCCGGCGAGAGTTACCGGCGGCATCACGTTCGCCGCGCTCAATGCGACCGGTGCCCACACCTGTGGCACGGCCGCTGACGGTGAGACCAGTTGCTGGGGTTACAACGTGGAGGGACAGCTCGGCGACGGGACGCAGAATCATCACGCGCGCCCGACACGAGTGACGTTCCCGGGTCGCTAG
- a CDS encoding FHA domain-containing protein codes for MIIAAVAGSVLAIAVFLIWWMNRVPRVDRNESGMLPLFGSMSEAASSESGDVGVMAGGTVRQQPRIATPPTPVVAVGLAEAPPPAVAPVAQAALPSIVPPPAAPPVVRRPDLRLEANPAIRTFTTAKAVGAPRPEPENPLFAPSSSPLTAAHLPVSAPVSGHGVPGTMVEGHLVRFSVPQEGTLQFLPGRLEIGAGLDSGREIRFVHVPGPNGMEVTFGRSEGELYRHIQLRDQTVSRSHARMRLVDGHWYLLNLSQTNPIVHNGIVVSNSNEHLLSDGDRIEMGEVLFTFRSR; via the coding sequence ATGATCATCGCTGCGGTCGCCGGGAGTGTTCTGGCCATCGCGGTCTTTTTGATCTGGTGGATGAACAGGGTGCCGCGGGTCGATCGCAACGAATCGGGCATGCTGCCGCTCTTCGGGAGCATGTCCGAGGCGGCGTCATCGGAATCGGGTGATGTGGGAGTCATGGCGGGGGGAACCGTGCGTCAGCAGCCGCGGATCGCCACGCCACCGACACCAGTGGTGGCCGTCGGTTTGGCGGAGGCACCGCCGCCGGCCGTCGCGCCGGTCGCTCAGGCGGCGCTCCCATCGATTGTGCCGCCACCGGCCGCGCCACCGGTCGTTCGTCGCCCCGACCTGCGCCTGGAAGCGAACCCAGCCATTCGCACGTTTACTACGGCAAAGGCCGTAGGTGCGCCGAGACCGGAGCCGGAAAATCCGCTGTTTGCGCCGTCATCGTCGCCGCTGACGGCCGCGCATCTGCCGGTCAGTGCGCCGGTGAGCGGCCACGGCGTGCCAGGTACGATGGTGGAAGGGCATTTGGTCCGCTTCAGTGTCCCACAGGAGGGAACGCTGCAGTTTCTCCCGGGACGTCTGGAGATCGGGGCCGGGCTGGACAGCGGTCGCGAGATCCGGTTTGTGCATGTGCCGGGTCCGAACGGCATGGAAGTGACGTTCGGGCGCAGCGAAGGCGAGCTGTACCGCCATATCCAACTGCGCGATCAGACGGTGAGCCGCTCGCATGCACGCATGCGGCTGGTGGATGGCCATTGGTACCTGCTCAACCTGTCGCAGACCAATCCCATCGTCCACAACGGCATCGTCGTGTCGAACAGCAACGAGCACCTGCTGAGTGACGGTGACCGAATCGAGATGGGTGAAGTACTTTTCACCTTCAGAAGTCGCTGA
- a CDS encoding alginate export family protein, giving the protein MRSPRWDDAIKAIPLWPTASLSLTLAGQARWREEFYRGFNLSAQNDDNSQSRLLMSADVQAGNRQRLHGRVFAEVRDAQSYGRALPGGARPADADRHDVQNLFADVAVGASFLRYGRQEIALNRERLFGVPDWSNTRRGSQGARLQLVRGAFMFEAIDAHPMIVRQSGVNRADSSARFRTLSFGSAAGAKPLVHALPAVWQGYWYEQVLRTPTALTRRVTNGARTQWQWGKTPSAAVHDGAEGALQTVSRRREPMDGSGG; this is encoded by the coding sequence GTGCGCTCCCCCCGCTGGGATGACGCCATCAAGGCCATCCCGCTGTGGCCCACGGCCTCGCTTTCGCTCACCCTCGCCGGACAGGCCCGCTGGCGCGAGGAGTTCTATCGCGGTTTCAACTTGTCGGCCCAGAACGACGACAATAGCCAGTCGCGACTCCTGATGAGCGCCGATGTTCAGGCCGGCAATCGCCAGCGATTGCACGGCCGGGTCTTTGCGGAAGTGCGCGACGCACAGAGCTACGGTCGCGCACTGCCGGGCGGCGCACGGCCGGCCGACGCCGATCGGCACGACGTGCAGAATCTCTTTGCCGATGTCGCGGTGGGTGCGTCGTTTCTGCGCTACGGCCGACAGGAAATCGCGCTCAACCGCGAGCGCCTGTTCGGCGTCCCCGATTGGTCGAACACGCGGCGTGGATCGCAGGGCGCCCGCCTGCAACTCGTGCGCGGGGCGTTCATGTTCGAAGCCATCGACGCCCATCCGATGATCGTGCGCCAATCGGGTGTCAATCGCGCGGACAGCTCGGCGCGGTTTCGCACCCTTTCATTCGGCAGTGCCGCGGGTGCGAAACCGCTCGTGCACGCGTTGCCGGCCGTCTGGCAGGGCTATTGGTATGAACAGGTCCTGCGCACCCCCACCGCGCTCACGCGACGCGTGACGAACGGCGCGCGAACGCAGTGGCAGTGGGGAAAGACGCCTTCCGCCGCAGTACACGATGGAGCCGAAGGCGCGTTGCAGACGGTCAGCCGCCGGCGCGAACCGATGGATGGTTCTGGTGGCTGA
- a CDS encoding alginate export family protein encodes MLALGIEEASGERATTPGQQEAFAVLYPAAHSHGGYADIFGRANLRELHLLGTWDPFKAIALRGALYRFDRLRADDGVYTKQNVVYRAATGSRESHVADELDLTGTWKLSRNLRVVGGGGVVVPGSFLRHTPGNARTERWGFAGTTFTF; translated from the coding sequence ATGCTCGCGCTCGGCATCGAGGAAGCCAGCGGCGAGCGTGCGACGACCCCGGGGCAACAGGAGGCATTTGCCGTGCTCTACCCGGCCGCGCATTCACACGGTGGCTATGCCGACATCTTCGGCCGCGCCAATCTGCGCGAACTGCATCTGCTTGGCACGTGGGATCCGTTCAAGGCGATCGCCCTGCGCGGCGCGCTGTACCGCTTTGATCGGCTGCGCGCCGACGACGGCGTTTACACAAAGCAGAACGTGGTCTATCGCGCCGCCACTGGATCGCGCGAGTCGCATGTCGCCGATGAACTGGACCTCACCGGCACCTGGAAACTGTCGCGAAATCTGCGCGTGGTTGGCGGGGGCGGCGTGGTGGTGCCGGGTTCGTTTCTCCGGCACACGCCAGGTAATGCACGCACCGAACGGTGGGGATTTGCCGGGACGACGTTCACGTTCTAG